The Rhizobium leguminosarum DNA segment GACCCCCGCTCGGGCTACGCCCTCCCGGAGGTTTCATGCGTGCGCCACAAGTGGCCTGGTTTTGCTCCGCCCATTGGCCTGATTTTACTCCGGCGTTGACAGAAGAGGGCCTACGAGCGATAGCGGAGGTGGCGCGCCGAAGCCCATCGGTGAAAAACGAGAGCTTCGCAATCGAGGTATTTTGTAAGGTCGCTGCTGGAGAAAATCTGGATTTGCACGGACTGCTAGGTCCTGTCGTAAATGAAGCGGTGGCCTTATCGGTGGCCAACATCGACGTTCAAAGGACAGCTCGAGCACTCCTCAGCGACCTCATCCTGGACATGGAATCAGACGATACAGTCGCTGCTCGGGCGGGACTGGCGTTGATTGGGTTTGGCTACACTCAGAGCAAGGCCGGCGTCGAGCTGATTGCCGCGATTTCCAGACGGTGGTTCGCTGTCAGTACGCCAGTGCTGAAACAATATGAAGACTTGATCTCCGACAGTGCAGACGACGAGTCCGAGTTCCAGAGGTTTCTGGAGGCCTACCCACAGCTGCTCGATCCACTAGCATTGACCATTTGGCCACAGCCCGACTTGTTCGGATTCAAGGAGCCGGACTTTGTAATTCAACGGACCGACGGAACCTATCTGGTCGTCGAAATAGAGTGCCCCAGCAAGAAATTGCTGACCGCCATCGGCCAGCTTTCATCATCCGCAGGACATGCAGAGTTCCAGGCTCTGGAATACAGACGGCACCTCATGGAGAAAATTGCCGACGTCCGCATTCATTTCCCCGAATTCAAGGAACCGGACTGCCTCGTTGTTGTCGGCTTGGAAAGGGACTTGAACCCTAAACAACGCGACGCGCTGCACATGATCAACAGGGGACGAAATCATGTTCGCATTGTGGGTTTCGATTGGCTGTTGGAACGGGCGAAAACGATAGCCTCGAACGTTACTCAGCACTCTGCCGAGGTGAAAAGAAATCTCCGGATCGTTTAGGTAGCTGACGGTGCCCACAGTTGCTTAGTGATCAGAACAGTTCAACATGATCTTGTCCGCATCGGTCAGTCATATCTCGATTCGGGCGAACCCTGCTTTCATATGTCGGACAGTTTCGTGGAGAGCGCCAATCTTCCAAGCCGTTGAGTCGATCGTTGTAAGCAAGTTAGCAGATTGGTTTTATTGAGTATTCTCGATAAATATCCGCCTGGGTTTGAAGCAAGTTCAGGCTGCTTTCTACAATCGCGGACAGCGTCTTCATAAAACTCGGTAAAATAGGGATCACGACCTAGATAGAACAGAGCTCGAATTTCAGCAATCTCGTCTTGTGAAAGACGCCCAATCAGGCGGTCTAGCATCTCACGATGATCGGTCCGGTCTGTCAGCATCTCCCTCACATCAAATCGAAATGAGGTCCCGAGGGATTGGCTTGTGGCTGTTGTCCTTGGGTGAACCTTTCGCCATTCCATCGCAACTGAAATAATTGTCTCGTCCGTCAGGAACATGAGGCCAGTTTCGAGACCAATCACAGCTCGCATTTCACGGTTCTTTTGGATTAACTCCAGGCAACGCGTGAATGCACGATTGGAAAGGTTAAACCGATTTTTGATATGCTCCCTCGCGTCCGAGAATTCTTGTGAACCCCATTTTTCACGATCGGGGAGCAGTTTTGCAATGGCGAGCAAGTCGGTACGAGAACAGCGATCGGTATTAGTTCCAGTGCCAAGCTCGCTTACATAATCGACAACCCGATATGTCAGGCGGCGCACGATCTCGCGTAGCGACTGAAGGCTCTTGCGGATCAGCCTGAGGTTCGCAACCGAGTAGTCTTGCAAGCTTGCGCCATTTTCGCGGTTCTCATGGTATCGAAGTTCCTGCCCATCCGAGTCGAT contains these protein-coding regions:
- a CDS encoding Shedu anti-phage system protein SduA domain-containing protein, whose translation is MRAPQVAWFCSAHWPDFTPALTEEGLRAIAEVARRSPSVKNESFAIEVFCKVAAGENLDLHGLLGPVVNEAVALSVANIDVQRTARALLSDLILDMESDDTVAARAGLALIGFGYTQSKAGVELIAAISRRWFAVSTPVLKQYEDLISDSADDESEFQRFLEAYPQLLDPLALTIWPQPDLFGFKEPDFVIQRTDGTYLVVEIECPSKKLLTAIGQLSSSAGHAEFQALEYRRHLMEKIADVRIHFPEFKEPDCLVVVGLERDLNPKQRDALHMINRGRNHVRIVGFDWLLERAKTIASNVTQHSAEVKRNLRIV
- a CDS encoding DUF3775 domain-containing protein — its product is MNDPDPYAHDPFFKFIPDGEWNACIGRQGEEENYIDGYIEASIELVEAIFEKQLLGQRDTLILPILYNARHGIELALKYSAFRMETAGCIPKGILRRNHDISAYWKTLNDAEIGDEKLNSLLKALQPFVESLARIDSDGQELRYHENRENGASLQDYSVANLRLIRKSLQSLREIVRRLTYRVVDYVSELGTGTNTDRCSRTDLLAIAKLLPDREKWGSQEFSDAREHIKNRFNLSNRAFTRCLELIQKNREMRAVIGLETGLMFLTDETIISVAMEWRKVHPRTTATSQSLGTSFRFDVREMLTDRTDHREMLDRLIGRLSQDEIAEIRALFYLGRDPYFTEFYEDAVRDCRKQPELASNPGGYLSRILNKTNLLTCLQRSTQRLGRLALSTKLSDI